From Jiangella mangrovi:
GTTCCGCCCCACCGGCGAGATCATGCTCCCGGGCGGCCCTTCGCTGACGGCGATGTGGCGAGAACCGGTCCGAGGGGGTCAGTAAGGTCGGAGGCGTGGCATTCGACGCATCCGGCTCCCCGCAGCCGCACCCGACGGCATATCCCCCCGCCCCGCGCGGCGACGACGCCGACGTGCTGCACGGCGTCACGGTCCCCGACCCGTACCGCGCGCTCGAGGCCGAGGACGACCCCGTCACGCAGACGTGGTCCAAGGCGCAGCGCGCCCTGTTCGACGAGGTCCGCGCCGGCTGGACGACGCGCCCGGCGTTCGCCGACCGGCTGACCCAGCTGCTGCGGGCCGGCTCCGTCGGCACGCCGGTCTGGCGCGGCGACCGCGTGTTCCACACCCGGCGCACGGCCGACCAGGAGCACGCCGCCCTGCTGACCACCGACCCCGGCGGCGACGGCGGCACCGAGCGGGTCCTCGTCGACCCCGTCGCCGTCGATCCCTCCGGCGCCACCACGCTCGACGCCTGGCAGCCGTCCAAAGAGGGCGACCTGCTGGCCTACCAGCTCTCCGAGGGCGGCACCGAGGAGTCCGTGCTGCGGGTCATCGACGTCGCCACGGGCGAGGTCGTCGACGGCCCCATCGACCGCGCGCGCTACTCCCCCGTCGCCTGGCTGCCCGGCGGCGAGGCGTTCTACTACGTCCGCCGGCTGCCCAAGGACGCCGTCCCCGAGGGCGAGGACCAGTTCCACCGGCGCGTCTACCTGCACCGGCTCGGCTCCGACCCCGCCACCGACGTCGAGATCTTCGGCGACGGCATGGAGAAGACGAACTACTACGGCGTCTCGGTCAGCCGCGACGGCCGCTGGCTGACGGTCAGCGCCGCCCAGGGCACGGCGCCGCGTAACGACGTCTGGCTCGCCGACCTCGACGGCGCCGACCCCGCGGCCCCGCGGCTCGACCCCGTCGTCGTCGGCCAGGATGCCAAGACCGGCCTGCACCTGGGCCGCCACGGCCGGCTGTACGTGTGGACCGACCTCGGCGCGCCGCGCGGCCGGCTCGCCGTCACCGACCCCACCACGCCCCAGCCGGAGCACTGGCGCGACCTCCTGCCCGAGGACCCCGAGGCCGTGCTCGAGGACTTCGCGCTGCTCGACGGCACCGAGCTCGACGCCCCCGTGCTGCTGGCGGCCCGCACGCGGCACGCCATCAGCGAGGTGACGGCGCACTCCCTGGCCACGGGCGAGGCCCTGCACACGCTCGAGCTGCCCGGCATCGGCAGCGTCGGCGGGCTGTCCGAGCGGCCCGAGGGCGGCCACGAGTCCTGGTTCGCCTACACCGACCACACGGTCCCGGTGCGCATCCTGCACTACGACGCCCGGTCGCGGACGGTGTCCACCTGGGCCGACGCGCCCGGCATGGTCGACGTCCCCGCCGTCAGGTCCCAGCAGGTCACCTACCGTTCCAAGGACGGCACCGAGGTCCGCATGGTCATCGTGTCGCCGACGGGGTCGGCTGAAGGCCCGCGGCCCACCGTCCTCTACGGCTACGGCGGTTTCAACATCGCGCTCACCCCGGCCTACTCCGCCAGCATCCTGGCCTGGGTCGAGGCCGGCGGCGTGTGGGCGGTCGCCAACCTGCGCGGTGGCTCCGAAGAGGGCGAGGAGTGGCACCGCGCCGGCATGCGCGAGCACAAGCAGAACGTGTTCGACGACTACCACGCGGCCGCCGAGTACCTGGTTGCCGAGGGCTGGACCACCAGTGAGCAGCTGGCGATCTTCGGCGGCTCCAACGGCGGCCTGCTGGTCGGCGCGGCGCTGACGCAGCGACCCGAGCTGTACCGCGCCGTCGTCTGCTCCGCCCCGCTGCTCGACATGGTCCGGTACGAGAAGTTCGGCCTCGGCGAGTCCTGGAATGACGAGTACGGCACGGCCGCCGACCCCGTCGAGCTGGGCTGGCTGCTCGGCTACTCGCCGTACCACCACGTCGACGACGGCGTCGAGTACCCGTCGGTGCTGTTCACGGTGTTCGACGGCGACAGCCGCGTCGACACGCTGCACGCGCGCAAGATGGCCGCCGCGCTGCAGGCAGCCACGTCGGGCGACCCCGCCACGCGGCCGGTCCTGCTGCGCGCCGAGGCCAACGTCGGGCACGGCGCCCGGGCCGTCTCGCGCACCGTCGACCTCAGCGCCGACCAGCTCGCGTTCCTCGCCGCGCAGTTGGGTCTGGAGGCTCGGTGATCCCTGTCATCGGCCTGCTGGGCGCGGCGGGCGTCCTCGGCGCGGCCGGGGTCGTCACCGCGCCCGACGTCACCGAAGCCGAGCAGTACTCGTCGGAGTGGTGGCGCGACGTCCTGCTCGACGTGCCGCTGCGGCTGGCCGGGCTCGTCCTCATCGCCATCGTCGCCCGGTACCTCGCGCACAAGGTCATCAACCGCACGGTCCGCCGCACGGTCGAGAAGGAGCCGCCCAAGGCCGTCCTCGGATCCGCCCGGGCCGCCCGCATCGTGTTCGGCGGCGCCGGGGCCTACTCCGAGCGGCGGGCGCTGCGGGCCGAGACCATCGGCTCGGTGCTGCGCAGCATCACGACGGTCGCCATCAGCGCCATCGCCACGGTCACGGCACTCGAGATGCTCGGCTACGCCGTCGGCCCGGTGCTGGCGTCCGCCGGTGTCCTGGGCGTGGCGCTCGGCTTCGGCGCGCAGAACCTGGTCAAGGACTTCCTGGCCGGCGCTGCCATGCTGCTCGAGGACCAGTACGGCGTCGGCGACGTCATCGACATGGGTCACGCCGTCGGCACGGTCGAGGCCGTCAGCCTGCGCATCACGCGGCTGCGGTCGGTCGACGGCACCGTCTGGTACGTCCGCAACGGCGAGGTCGTCCGGGTCGGCAACTCGTCCTACGGCTGGTCGCGGGCGCTGCTCGACGTCCACGTCCCGGCCGACGTCGACGTCGCCCGGGCCCGCCGGCTGCTGCAGGAGCTGGTCGACGGCCTCGCCGCCGACGACACGTGGGGCGAGCTGATCCTCGAGCCGCCCGAGGTCTGGGGCGTCGAGGACCTCACGGCCGACGGCGTCCTCATCCGCGTGGTCGTCAAGACCAAGCCGCTCGAGCAGTGGGGCGTCGCGCGCGAGCTGCGCGAACGCATCAAGAGCCGGTTCGACGCCGAACGGCTGGCGCTCCCCGTCGCCACCGAGGCGCCCGCGGCAGGTCCGGGCACCGGCGCGAGCGACCCCACCAACCCGCCGCCGGCCACGTCCGCCGCGCCACCGGCCGCTCCGCCGCCGGCCACCTCGACCGACGAGCTGTGAGCGACGACTACTGATCAGCGACGACGGCGGCAGCTTCCGGAACCCCGTGGGGAACAGGAAGCTGCCGCCGTCGTCGATGAGAAGACGGTCAGGCGTCCGCGAGCGCGGCGTCGAGCGTGATCGTCGTGCCGGTCAGCGCCTTGCTGACGGGGCAGTTGGCCTTGGCGTCCTCGGCCGCGGCGACGAAGTCCTCGTTCGAGATGCCCGGCACCACACCGCGCACCGTGATCTTGATGCCGGTGATGCCCTCGCCGGGCTGGAACGTCACGTCCGCCGAGGTCTCCAACGAGGTGGGCGGCGTGCCCGCCTTCGCCAGGCCGTTGGAGAACGCCATGGAGAAGCAGGACGAGTGCGCCGCGGCGATGAGCTCCTCGGGCGACGTCTTGCCGTCAGGCGTCTCCGCGCGCGAGGCCCACGTGACGTCGTAGGTGCCGATGCCCGACGAGTCGAGCGAGACGCGGCCGGCCCCCTCGAACAGCGAGCCTTCCCAGCGCGTGGTGGCGGTACGGGTGGTTGCCATGAACGTGTCCTCCCATGCGACGTGTGTGACCGCCGACCATCCTTCCCTGTCCGCTCCGCCGCCGTGTGGTCAGGGGCACTTTGCATCTCGGCCCGCTCGACGACGACGATGGTGGGGTGACCACGCGCCTGGACAACTTCTACGACGCCGTCGGCGGGCACGAGACGTTCGTGAAGCTCGTGCACCGCTTCTACGAGGGCGTCGCCACCGACCCACTGCTGAAGCCGATGTACCCCGAAGAGGACCTCGGCCCGGCGGAGCAGCGGCTGCTGATGTTCCTCGAGCAGTACTGGGGCGGCCCGACCACGTACTCCGACCAGCGCGGACACCCCCGCCTGCGCATGCGTCACGCCCCGTTCAAGGTCGGCCCGGCGGCGCGCGACGCCTGGCTGACGCACATGCGCGTGGCCGTCGACGAGCTCGACCTGCCGCCGGTCTACCGCACCACCCTGTGGGACTACCTCGAGCGGGCGGCCCACTCGATGCTCAACACCTTCGAGGACTAGCCGCGCAGCACGATGCCGCGCACGAAGGCCGCCTGGCCGATGTGCTGGTAGTTGTCGCCGATGACGCTGACCAGCCGGACGCCCATGGTCACCGGCGGGTCGTAGCGCTCGTCGACGACGCGGCCGAGGGTCTCGTCGTCGAGCTCGCGCAGGAAGCCCTCGGTGATCTCGTGCGTGGCGGCGTGGTAGCCGATCAGCAGCGCGGGGTCGTCGATCTTCACCGCGGCGACGTCCTCGCTGGTGTGCCCGTAGCCGGTGGCGTCGTCGGGGAACGGCAGCCCGAACCGGTCGTTCCAGTTGCCTGACGTCCACACCTGGTCGATCCCCGCGACGTGCGCGATGTGGTCGTCCTGGATGCGGGTGAGGTGCCAGACCAGCCAGGCGATCGAGTTGGCGCCGGGGTCGACGCGGTGGGCGAGCTGGCTCGGCGTGAGCCCGTCGACCGTCGCGTTGACGCGGTCGCGGATGCGGCCGAAGGCGTCGATCAGCAGGTCGGGTCCGTGCACGGTGCACCACTCCTCTGGCGTTAGCGTCAACCGCCATGACACCACATCCACTGCTGGCCCTGTTGCTCGACGCCGCCGCGGGCCGGTTCCCGCCGGTCGACGGCGCGGTCGACGTGCTGCCGCCGGTGGAGGACGGGCTGGGCGGCGGGCTGGAGTGCGCGACGGCGTTCACCGGGCACGCGGTGGTGTCGACGGCGCTGCCGGCGGGTTCCGTGCTCGGGCGCGGGCCGGACGGGTTCGGCGGGGCGATGGCGCCGGACTTCCTGCGCTGGCTGGCCGGGCCGGGCGGCTGGATCGGCGAGCTGGACCTGCTGCTCGTGGCGTCGGGGGCGGGTGACCACGGCGGCGCCGAGGCTGACGCCGTCGTTCCCCGCCGCACGGATCTGGAGGAGCACGCCAGGGTGCGCCGGGCGCGCGGGCTGCGCCGGGAGGTCGAGGTGTTCGGCGACGAGCGCGGGCTGGTCACGCTCGGGCGCGGGCCGGCCGGACGGCGTGAGCTGTCGGTCGAGGTGCCGGCGGGGTCGGAGGGGCGCGGGGGCGGCCGGTCGCTGCTGGCCGACGCGCTGGCGCTGGTGCCGGCCGGCGAGCCGGTGTTCGCCGCCGTCACGCCGGGGAATGCCCGCTCGCTGCGCGCGTTCCTGGCCTGCGGGTTCATGCCGATCGGCAGCGAGGTGCTGCTGCGGCCGGAGCGAGACTCCGTCGCAGCGGCCGGAGGGCTGTTCTAGGCTGGTGTCCCGTGACTCAGGCAACCCGTGACTGGTGGAGAGACGCCGTCATCTACCAGGTGTACATCCGGTCCTTCGCCGACGGCAACGGTGACGGCGAGGGCGACGTCGCCGGCCTCCGCGACCGGCTCCCGTACCTCCGCGACCTCGGCATCGACGCGCTGTGGATCAACCCGTGGTACCCGTCGCCGCTGAACGACGGCGGCTACGACGTCGCCGACTTCCGCGACATCGACCCGCGGTTCGGCGACCTCGCGCAGGCGAAGGCGCTGCTCGACGAGGCGCACGGGCTGGGCCTGAAGGTGCTGCTCGACATCGTGCCGAACCACAGCTCGTGGGACCACCAGTGGTTCAAGGAGGCGCTGGCCGCCGGTCCGGGGTCGCCCGAGCGGGCGCGTTACGTCTTCCGCGACGGCCGCGGCTCCGATGGCGCCGAGCCGCCGAACAACTGGCGCAGCGTCTTCGGCGGGCCGGCCTGGGAACGGGTCACCGAGGCCGACGGCACCCCCGGCCAGTGGTACTTCCACATCTTCGATGTGTCGCAGCCCGACTTCGACTGGGAGAACCCCGAGGTCAAGGCCGAGTTCCTCGACATCCTGCGGTTCTGGTTCGACCTCGGCGTCGACGGCTTCCGCATCGACGTCGCGCACGGCATGGTCAAGGACATGAACGGGCCCGACCTCCCGTACGACGAGTCCGGCCTGCTCGACCGCCCGAGCATCGCCGACCACCCGTTCTTCGACCGCGACGGCGTGCACGAGATCTACCGCGGCTGGCGCGAGGTCGCCGACTCCTACGACCCGCCCAAGCTGTACGTCGCCGAGGCGTGGGTCGAGCCGGCCGCGCGGCTGGCCCGCTACCTGCGCGACGACGAGCTGCACAGCGCGTTCAACTTCGACTACCTCAAGTCCTCGTGGACCGCCGCCGACCTGCGTCGTTCCATCGACGACTCGGTGACGGTGCTCGCCTCGGTCGGCGCGCCGGCCACCTGGGTGCTCGAGAACCACGACGTCGAGCGGGTGGTCACGCGCTACGGCCGTGGGGTGACGGCGGCAGGCGCGGGTCACGCGGGCCGGGTGTCCGGCCCGGTCGACGTCGAGCTCGGGACGCACCGGGCCCGGGCGGCGGCGCTGCTCATGCTGGCGCTGCCCGGCGGGGCCTACGTCTACCAGGGCCAGGAGCTCGGGCTGCCCGAGGTGCTCGACCTCCCCGAGGAGTCGCTGCAGGACCCGGTCTGGGAGCGCTCCGGCCGCACCGAGCGCGGCCGCGACGGCTGCCGGGTGCCGCTGCCCTGGGCCGTCGACGGCTCGTCGTACGGGTTCGGCGACGGAAGTGCGTGGCTGCCGCAGCCGTCGGGCTGGGGCGAGCGGTCCGTCGAGGCCGAGTCCGGCGACCCCGCGTCCATGCTGTCGCTGTACCGGTCGGCGCTGCGGCTGCGGCGCTCGATCCCGGCCGACGAGCCGCTGTCCTGGCTGCCGTCTTCTGCGGACGACGGTGACGTGCTCGCGTTCCAGCGTGGTCCGGGGTTCGCCTGCGTGGTCAACCTGGGCGCGGCTGCGGTCGAGCTGCCGGCCCACCGCGAGGTGCTGCTGTCCAGCGGCCCGCTCGACGCCGACGGCCGCCTGCCCGCCGACACCGCCGTCTGGCTCGCCGTCTGAGGACCTGACCGCCCGCGCCTCTCGTTGATCATGGAGTAGGTCGGCTTCCGCATCGCTCGGGAGCCGACCTTCTCCATGATCGACAGGCGCCGGAAGCGGCCGCCCGCTGCGTTCGGCGGGCGGATCTCGTCAGAGGGCGAAGAGCGCGAGGCCGGTGCGGGCGAGCACCGAGCCGTTCGGCGCGTCCAGCCGCCACCAGGCGCCGACCGTGCGCAAGGCGACCTCGGCGCCGTCGGGCCCGTGGAGGAAGCCGTACGAGGAGGCCGCGTGGGCGAGGCGCAGCGGCATGCCGGCGGCGAGCTCGCGGTCCCAAATCTCCGCCGCCAGGCCCTCGAGCGCGGCGCGGCCGGCCCGCAGCGACTTGCCGTCGGCGACGCCCACCGCGCGGGTGCGGAACTCCTCGACGCCGTGGTCGACGTCGGCGACGACGGCGGTCAGCGGGAGGCGGGCGAGTTCCGTCCAGCCGGAGCGGGGCGGGAGGCTGCTGGCCCAGCGCAGCGCGGGCAGTGCCGGCGGCAGCTCGAACTCGCCGGCCGCGCCGACCGCCCGGGCGGCGAGGTTGCCGGCCTCCACGACGACGTCGAGCTCGGCGGGCTCGGCCAGGGCGACAGCCCGCAGCGCCAGCGCGTCGAACGGGGTCTCGGCGAAGCAGCCGGCGACCGTCCCGTGGGCGACGATGCGCAGGACGGAGTCCGGCTCGTACTTGGCGACCCGGCGGGCGAACGTCGCGAGGTCGCCGGCGGCGCCCGGGTGGGCGGGGACGAACGAGGTCACGGCTGCGGCTCGAGGAAGCGTTCGAGGATCTCGCGCTCGGGCGGGCTGACCGGGCGCGGGGTGTTCGCGCGGACGTCGAACGCGACCAGCACGCCGGTGGCGCGCGCGTACAGCGTCGTGTCGTCCTTGACCTCGTAGGCGACCTCGAACGACGTCGTGCCGACGCGGGTGACCCACACCTCGACCTGCAGCGGCTCGGTGCGGAACGGGACCGGCGCGAGGTAGTCGATGCTCTGGTGGACGACGACGGAGCCCTCGTGCGGCGAGCTGCCCGTGCCGGCGAGCTGCCGGTGCGCGAAGTCGACCCGCGCCTCCTGCAGGTACTCGGCGAACGTCACATTGTTGACGTGGCCGAACGCGTCGAGGTCGTCGAAGCGGACCGAGCATTCGTAGATGTGCCTCACGCCGCCGCCTTCCCCGGCTCGGGCCCGTCGAGCTCGAGGAACGACTCGAGCACGAGCCGCTCCTCGTGGGCGACGCGGCGCGGGTGTGCGTCGTCGAGGTCGTACGGCACCAGCACCGACGAGGCGACGGCGTACACCGTCCGGGACCCGTCGTCGGCGACGTCGAGCACCTCGTAGCCGAGGTCGAACGACGAGTTGCCGACCCGCCGCACCCACGTCTCGACGCGGACCGGCTCGGCCCGGTAGTGCAGCGGCGCGTGGTAGCTGATCTCGTGCCGCGCCACGACGACGCCCTCGGCCAGCTGCTCCGCCCCCTGCTTGGGCGCATGGACGAACAGCATGTCGACACGTGCCTCCTGCAGATAGCGCAGGTAGACGACGTTGTTGACATGGCCGTAGGCGTCCATGTCGGCCCAGCGCAGGGGCACGTGTGTCACGTGGCGCGGCACGCGGGGCCCTAGTCGCGGCTGAGCTTGCGGTAGGTGACCCGGTGCGGGCGGGCGGCGTCGGCTCCGAGGCGCTCGATCTTGTTCTTCTCGTAGCTCTCGAAGTTGCCCTCGAACCAGAACCACTTGGCCGGGTCCTCGTCGTCGCCCTCCCACGCCAGGATGTGCGTGGCGACGCGGTCGAGGAACCACCGGTCGTGCGACGTGATGACGGCGCAGCCGGGGAACTCGAGCAGCGCGTTCTCGAGCGACTGCAGCGTCTCGACGTCGAGGTCGTTGGTGGGCTCGTCGAGCAGGATCAGGTTGCCGCCGAGCTTGAGCGTCAGCGCCAGGTTCAGGCGGTTGCGCTCGCCACCGGACAGGACGCCCGCGGGCTTCTGCTGGTCCGGGCCCTTGAAGCCGAACGCCGACACGTAGGCGCGGCTGGGCATCTCGACCTGGCCGACCTTGATGTGGTCGAGCTCGTCGGAGACGACCTGCCACACGTTCTTCTTCGGGTCGATGCCGCCGCGCGACTGGTCGACGTAGGACAGCCGGACGGTGTCGCCGATGCGGAACTGCCCCTCGTCGGCCGTCTCCTGGCCCACGATCATCTTGAACAGCGTGGTCTTGCCGACGCCGTTCGGGCCGATGACACCGACGATGCCGTTGCGCGGCAGCGAGAACGACAGGTCGCGGATCAGGGTGCGGTCGCCGAAGCCCTTGGTGACGCCCTGCGCCTCGACCACCAGGCTGCCCAGGCGCGGGCCCGGCGGGATCTGGATCTCTTCGAAGTCGAGCTTGCGGGTCTTCTCGGCCTCGGCCGCCATCTCCTCGTACCGGTCGAGGCGGGCACGCTGCTTGGTCTGGCGGCCCTTGGCGTTGGACCGGACCCAGTCGAGCTCTTCGCGCAGGCGGCGCTGGCGCTTCGCGTCCTTCGCGCCCTCGATCTTGAGGCGAGCCTCTTTGGTCTCGAGGTACGTCGTGTAGTTGCCCTCGTAGCCGTGGACGCGGCCGCGGTCGACCTCGGCGATCCACTGGGCGACGTGGTCGAGGAAGTACCGGTCGTGCGTGACGGCGATGACGGCGCCGGGGTACTTCTCGAGGTGCTGCTCCAGCCACAGCACGCTCTCGGCGTCGAGGTGGTTGGTGGGCTCGTCGAGCAGCAGCAGGTCGGGCTGCTGCAGCAGCAGCTTGCACAGCGCCACGCGGCGGCGCTCACCACCGGACAGCACCGACACGTCGGCGTCGGGCGGCGGGCAGCGCAGCGCGTCCATGGCCTGCTCGACCTGGGAGTCCAGCTCCCACGCGTTGCGATGGTCGAGCTGCTCCTGCAGCTTGCCCATCTCTTCGAGCAGCTCGTCGGAGTAGTCGACGGCCATCTTCTCGGTGATCTCGTTGAACCGGTTGAGCAGCTCGAGAGTCTCGGCCACGCCCTCCTGAACGTTGCCGAGCACGGTCTTGTCCTCGTTGAGCGCCGGCTCCTGGGCGAGGTAGCCGACCGTCGCGCCGGGCGCCAGCTGGGCGTCACCGTTGGACGGCTGGTCGAGCCCCGCCATGATCTTCAGGATGCTCGACTTACCGGCGCCGTTCGGGCCCACCACGCCGATCTTCGCACCCGGAAGGAAGTACAACGTGACATCGTCG
This genomic window contains:
- a CDS encoding OsmC family protein, with product MATTRTATTRWEGSLFEGAGRVSLDSSGIGTYDVTWASRAETPDGKTSPEELIAAAHSSCFSMAFSNGLAKAGTPPTSLETSADVTFQPGEGITGIKITVRGVVPGISNEDFVAAAEDAKANCPVSKALTGTTITLDAALADA
- a CDS encoding acyl-CoA thioesterase: MPRHVTHVPLRWADMDAYGHVNNVVYLRYLQEARVDMLFVHAPKQGAEQLAEGVVVARHEISYHAPLHYRAEPVRVETWVRRVGNSSFDLGYEVLDVADDGSRTVYAVASSVLVPYDLDDAHPRRVAHEERLVLESFLELDGPEPGKAAA
- a CDS encoding thioesterase family protein, which codes for MRHIYECSVRFDDLDAFGHVNNVTFAEYLQEARVDFAHRQLAGTGSSPHEGSVVVHQSIDYLAPVPFRTEPLQVEVWVTRVGTTSFEVAYEVKDDTTLYARATGVLVAFDVRANTPRPVSPPEREILERFLEPQP
- a CDS encoding mechanosensitive ion channel domain-containing protein; protein product: MIPVIGLLGAAGVLGAAGVVTAPDVTEAEQYSSEWWRDVLLDVPLRLAGLVLIAIVARYLAHKVINRTVRRTVEKEPPKAVLGSARAARIVFGGAGAYSERRALRAETIGSVLRSITTVAISAIATVTALEMLGYAVGPVLASAGVLGVALGFGAQNLVKDFLAGAAMLLEDQYGVGDVIDMGHAVGTVEAVSLRITRLRSVDGTVWYVRNGEVVRVGNSSYGWSRALLDVHVPADVDVARARRLLQELVDGLAADDTWGELILEPPEVWGVEDLTADGVLIRVVVKTKPLEQWGVARELRERIKSRFDAERLALPVATEAPAAGPGTGASDPTNPPPATSAAPPAAPPPATSTDEL
- a CDS encoding prolyl oligopeptidase family serine peptidase gives rise to the protein MAFDASGSPQPHPTAYPPAPRGDDADVLHGVTVPDPYRALEAEDDPVTQTWSKAQRALFDEVRAGWTTRPAFADRLTQLLRAGSVGTPVWRGDRVFHTRRTADQEHAALLTTDPGGDGGTERVLVDPVAVDPSGATTLDAWQPSKEGDLLAYQLSEGGTEESVLRVIDVATGEVVDGPIDRARYSPVAWLPGGEAFYYVRRLPKDAVPEGEDQFHRRVYLHRLGSDPATDVEIFGDGMEKTNYYGVSVSRDGRWLTVSAAQGTAPRNDVWLADLDGADPAAPRLDPVVVGQDAKTGLHLGRHGRLYVWTDLGAPRGRLAVTDPTTPQPEHWRDLLPEDPEAVLEDFALLDGTELDAPVLLAARTRHAISEVTAHSLATGEALHTLELPGIGSVGGLSERPEGGHESWFAYTDHTVPVRILHYDARSRTVSTWADAPGMVDVPAVRSQQVTYRSKDGTEVRMVIVSPTGSAEGPRPTVLYGYGGFNIALTPAYSASILAWVEAGGVWAVANLRGGSEEGEEWHRAGMREHKQNVFDDYHAAAEYLVAEGWTTSEQLAIFGGSNGGLLVGAALTQRPELYRAVVCSAPLLDMVRYEKFGLGESWNDEYGTAADPVELGWLLGYSPYHHVDDGVEYPSVLFTVFDGDSRVDTLHARKMAAALQAATSGDPATRPVLLRAEANVGHGARAVSRTVDLSADQLAFLAAQLGLEAR
- a CDS encoding globin, encoding MHLGPLDDDDGGVTTRLDNFYDAVGGHETFVKLVHRFYEGVATDPLLKPMYPEEDLGPAEQRLLMFLEQYWGGPTTYSDQRGHPRLRMRHAPFKVGPAARDAWLTHMRVAVDELDLPPVYRTTLWDYLERAAHSMLNTFED
- a CDS encoding mycothiol transferase, coding for MHGPDLLIDAFGRIRDRVNATVDGLTPSQLAHRVDPGANSIAWLVWHLTRIQDDHIAHVAGIDQVWTSGNWNDRFGLPFPDDATGYGHTSEDVAAVKIDDPALLIGYHAATHEITEGFLRELDDETLGRVVDERYDPPVTMGVRLVSVIGDNYQHIGQAAFVRGIVLRG
- a CDS encoding alpha-amylase family glycosyl hydrolase, which produces MTQATRDWWRDAVIYQVYIRSFADGNGDGEGDVAGLRDRLPYLRDLGIDALWINPWYPSPLNDGGYDVADFRDIDPRFGDLAQAKALLDEAHGLGLKVLLDIVPNHSSWDHQWFKEALAAGPGSPERARYVFRDGRGSDGAEPPNNWRSVFGGPAWERVTEADGTPGQWYFHIFDVSQPDFDWENPEVKAEFLDILRFWFDLGVDGFRIDVAHGMVKDMNGPDLPYDESGLLDRPSIADHPFFDRDGVHEIYRGWREVADSYDPPKLYVAEAWVEPAARLARYLRDDELHSAFNFDYLKSSWTAADLRRSIDDSVTVLASVGAPATWVLENHDVERVVTRYGRGVTAAGAGHAGRVSGPVDVELGTHRARAAALLMLALPGGAYVYQGQELGLPEVLDLPEESLQDPVWERSGRTERGRDGCRVPLPWAVDGSSYGFGDGSAWLPQPSGWGERSVEAESGDPASMLSLYRSALRLRRSIPADEPLSWLPSSADDGDVLAFQRGPGFACVVNLGAAAVELPAHREVLLSSGPLDADGRLPADTAVWLAV
- the ettA gene encoding energy-dependent translational throttle protein EttA, coding for MADFIYSMRKARKAHGDKVILDDVTLYFLPGAKIGVVGPNGAGKSSILKIMAGLDQPSNGDAQLAPGATVGYLAQEPALNEDKTVLGNVQEGVAETLELLNRFNEITEKMAVDYSDELLEEMGKLQEQLDHRNAWELDSQVEQAMDALRCPPPDADVSVLSGGERRRVALCKLLLQQPDLLLLDEPTNHLDAESVLWLEQHLEKYPGAVIAVTHDRYFLDHVAQWIAEVDRGRVHGYEGNYTTYLETKEARLKIEGAKDAKRQRRLREELDWVRSNAKGRQTKQRARLDRYEEMAAEAEKTRKLDFEEIQIPPGPRLGSLVVEAQGVTKGFGDRTLIRDLSFSLPRNGIVGVIGPNGVGKTTLFKMIVGQETADEGQFRIGDTVRLSYVDQSRGGIDPKKNVWQVVSDELDHIKVGQVEMPSRAYVSAFGFKGPDQQKPAGVLSGGERNRLNLALTLKLGGNLILLDEPTNDLDVETLQSLENALLEFPGCAVITSHDRWFLDRVATHILAWEGDDEDPAKWFWFEGNFESYEKNKIERLGADAARPHRVTYRKLSRD